One Glycine max cultivar Williams 82 chromosome 4, Glycine_max_v4.0, whole genome shotgun sequence DNA segment encodes these proteins:
- the LOC100789346 gene encoding 1-aminocyclopropane-1-carboxylate synthase 9 produces the protein MKWRGFLAVLLSLFELDLDRQELVDFMAKIRGNGVKFASEKLVLTAGATPANEILMFCLADPGEAFILPTPYYPGFDRDLKWRTGVEIVPMHCSSSNGFRITSSALEQAYQQAQKLNLKIKGVLVTNPSNPLGITMTKTELNHLVDFAIDKNIHIISDEIYSGTVFDSPKFVSITEVVNERITSVSNNNIWNRIHIVYSLSKDLGIPGFRVGMIYSNNETVVTAATKMSSFGLVSSQTQYLVANLLKDKKFTCKYMEETQKRLKRRKEKLVSGLRNAGIRCLESNAGLFCWVDLRHLLGSATFEAEKELWMKILCKVGLNISPGSSCHCCEPGWFRVCFANMSQDTLEVAMRRMKAFADSTISTSVLRGSIAKWEN, from the exons atGAAATGGAGAGGATTTTTGGCCGTGTTGTTGTCGTTGTTTGAACTTGATCTTGATCGTCAG gaACTGGTGGACTTTATGGCAAAAATAAGAGGAAATGGTGTGAAATTTGCTTCAGAGAAGCTGGTTCTCACAGCCGGCGCAACTCCCGCCAATGAGATTCTGATGTTTTGCCTTGCTGATCCTGGGGAGGCTTTCATTCTTCCCACACCCTATTATCCTGG GTTTGATAGAGATCTAAAATGGAGAACTGGGGTTGAGATTGTTCCAATGCATTGCTCCAGCTCAAATGGCTTTAGAATCACTTCCTCTGCTTTAGAACAAGCCTATCAACAAGCACAAAAACTGAATCTCAAAATCAAAGGGGTCTTAGTAACTAACCCCTCAAACCCACTGGGCATAACCATGACCAAAACTGAGCTCAACCACCTAGTAGATTTCGCTATTGACAAGAACATTCACATAATAAGCGACGAAATCTACTCGGGTACGGTCTTCGACTCACCCAAATTCGTAAGCATCACAGAAGTTGTGAACGAGAGAATTACTAGTGTCAGCAACAATAACATTTGGAACCGCATTCACATAGTTTATAGTCTCTCCAAAGACCTTGGCATACCAGGATTTCGTGTGGGAATGATTTACTCCAACAACGAAACGGTTGTAACTGCTGCCACCAAAATGTCAAGCTTCGGATTGGTGTCCTCACAAACTCAGTATTTGGTGGCAAACTTGCTTAAGGACAAGAAATTCACTTGCAAGTACATGGAAGAGACTCAAAAGAGACTGAAGAGGCGCAAGGAGAAGCTTGTGTCTGGCCTGAGAAACGCTGGGATTAGGTGTTTGGAAAGCAATGCTGGGTTGTTCTGTTGGGTTGACCTGAGACACTTGTTAGGCTCTGCCACTTTTGAGGCAGAGAAGGAGCTTTGGATGAAGATTCTTTGCAAAGTTGGTTTAAACATATCTCCTGGCTCTTCTTGCCACTGCTGTGAACCCGGGTGGTTCAGGGTATGCTTTGCCAACATGTCTCAAGACACGTTAGAAGTTGCAATGCGACGCATGAAGGCTTTTGCAGACTCAACCATCTCTACTAGTGTCTTAAGAGGATCCATTGCTAAGTGGGAAAACTAA